Below is a window of Candidozyma auris chromosome 3, complete sequence DNA.
TAGACAAGTATGAGCCCAAGAGGGTTGAGGAAGTATGCATCAACCCTAAGAAACTAAAGGAGGTGGGGGAGTTGATTGAGCTGATGATATTTCAGCGTCTGGATTGCAGACTTTTGGTCTTGACAGGGCCCGCTGGGTGCTCCAAATCGACGTGCGTCAAGCTACTAGCGAAGAAGTATCTTGCAGAATTCCATCTGAGCCACATTACCTTGCTGAAATCGACTGATGGAAACATTGTTGAGTATTGCGACTCAAATTTAGAGGAGACGCATCAGAAAGACCATTTTCGTGACTTTTTggatggttgcaaattcttgGTGGGGCGTAATCTatcattgattttgataGAGGATTTGCCTAATGTATTTCATAGTGATACTCTTGCATCATTTAGGATCGCCATTCGTGATTGGATCTTTGCAGACAAGCCTTTAACACTCCCACCTGTGGTTCTTTGTCTCCTGGAGGTAGAAATGACTCAAAGTTTGGAGCCTGGCCATAAGGCTTACTACAACATCGATAACAACTTGACAGTTGAGACTCTACTAGGAAAAGATCTACTCTATCTGGGTTCGGCACAAGGCTTAGTAAGAAGAATCAAGTGCTTGCCGATTGCGAAGACTtttatgaagaagacgctTAATAAAATAGTCGCATCCGAAGTGCGAGTCTTCAGCAAGTTTAACAAGGGCACGTTGAATGACTTTATCAACTCAATGGCCGATAGTGGGGACATTCGCTCGCTGATATGCaatcttcaattttggagTTTATTCCCTCAAATGCCTTTAGTTCAAGGAGATCCTCAGATCTCACTTTTTCATGCTGTTGGCAAGATTGTTCACTCAAGCTCAAAGTACCAAGATTTGGATGACGACCAGCTGGACGCGTTGTCCATCAAGACTGTCGCTGACGCATACTCCAACTTCAGTCTACTTTACTTGGCCCTCTTGGAAAATTACCAGATCGTGAATGGAGGAGAATTTGACATTGACATTGCATCTTGCGTAGTCGACGCTTTGAGTATTAATGATACTCTCGATGACATCCAGGAGAGTAGAGAGTATGGCATCATGGCTGTAAGAGCAAACCTTCGACGAGTGAAGGTCAAGACAAGTCGAACGCACCCAATGAAGTTTCAAGGCACTTCAAAACCATTAGGGAATCGAGCAGAGTCCAGAGAGAAGTGTCTGATTATGTGCGGTACATAACTCGTATGCAACTTCTGTTTCGACAAGCCAATCTAGTGTATGGGTGTCTTCTACCTAGAATCTACAACCTGTTCAAGTACAAGCTTCTAAATGGTCGCACCAGATTTAGCTATAATAGACTAGGAGGTTCATTTTCTCCGGTGATCGCAGACGACGAATTGCCAGTCATGGAGAATGAACATGAGTTTGATTCACGCGAGGATGATCAGTTCAAAGCTGATATACAACAGGCTATTATGGAGGACAGTGCAGTCCAGCCAGATGAAAATCAAAGTGACTTAAGCGATGCTATAAGTGAATCTGGCGTTGATACCGATGAAGACTTAAACGACACACTCGACGAGGGACTTATTAGCAGCTTCAAAAAACCAATGCTAAGAGGCAAAGTACGAGAGGCAGAAGACATACTGGACGACCCCGAACTCGATATGCTTGTGTCTCAGGGAATGCTTTAAAGGTGCATTATCAATGACTATATCAATACATTATAGGGAATTATACGTGTTCACTGGCTTACGTGGACAATGCTGTCTGGAAGAAGTCGGGGTCGTCCTCAAGAGactccttgatgatgtccAAACCACCTTGAAATTCACCGTTCACGTATAGCTGTGGGAATGTAGGCCAGTCAGAGAAGGTCTTAAGACCTTGTCTCACGGTatcatccttcaaaatatcGAAGAAGCCAAATCTCACTTGATGTTCTCTCAATATGGCCACCATTTGACGTGAGAAGCCACATTGAGgagatgaaggagatcCCTTCATGAAAAGCATCACTGGAGCTGCGGAGGTAAGCTTCTTTAGcctctcttcaagctcctcaGGGGAGGGTTCTTTGGCAGCAGCCGAAGGAGTTGACTGGCTATCCAGGGAGTtagcagcagcggcagcatCTCCAGAAGGCGTAGTGTCGCCGGTGAACTGTTTCAAAGCAGCTATGAACTCTTTTGGGTCTGCTCCGCTCAACTCTTTTAAGATTGTGGAGTTGCGAATCAATATTATGTAAGGCACTGCAGACACCTCGAACAACTCAGAGATATCTGAGTGATCATCAGCGTTGATGGAAAGGAATCTGACATCTGGGTTTGCCTGAGCCAAAGTCTTCACCACCGAGTTCATGGTCTGGCAAGGAGCGGCCCAGGGCGTGTGAAAATAGAGAGCAATCAACTTGGTAGGGTCATCTTTTGTGAGCTTGGTGAACTGGTCCTCTGACTCGATTTCTATAAGGGACATGATAGCGATGATGGAGGGCTTCCGTATAGATTAGCTTATTGATTTTGGCAGCGACTGGAAACTTCTGCTCGTGATGCGGTATCACGTGCCGCTGCCACAGTCGAGGGCGGAGGTCACCTGGCCATAGTCAGATGACCTTTTCTCACGTGTGAGGAAACCGCCACTCACCTGCGTCGCGGATGACCGTCGCATTACATCACAGAGTATCTCGGTTGCAGGCGTGCCGAGGCAGCCAACCCCAGACAATTTACGGGGCAGAAGTACAAGCGGCAATCGCTCATTAAGGAAATCCTAGGACAGAGCAAGAAGCATGCAAAATAACCGTCATGCCTTCTCACTATCGCCTAGCCATAACGAAAGAATACAACCAAGACCAAATGCGGGCTAAACCCTCTGGCCTCGGTCAGTGGTCTCCTGGCCGCCCAATCGCACCCCACAATGTGCCCCAGAGCGGCCAGCGAGAACCTACTCCCATTGTGTGGCCTCGCTATGGGCCTTTTATGCGCAATGAGACGCCTTTGTTGTTTGTAGAATTGTAGGCTTGTGAAGCATTGTGTGTGAGGTGTGTGAGGTGTGCAAGCCTGTTATTGGATATCTCTGTCTGAGGCCGGATTGTGAGGTTTTTTTGTGATTTGTGCGTGCAATTCCGAGCCAATTAGTGGTCTGGCGTTTTGTCCCCAGAATTTGCGTTAGCGCCTCACCAGCGTCAAAAAGCGGCACAATCTGGGATGGCCAGATGAAGTTGTAAGGAAGATAATTCGAAGtggaaaacaaaaatataTAAACCAATCAACCAGCCAATTCAAAAaagttgaacaaaaagaacacTACTCTGCTAAAACCCAACcaaaaataataaaatTGCTTTTGTGCTTCTCCCAACATTTCTCCCTAGGTCCTTTTTCCTCTCCTGGCTCTTTTCCTGCCCTGGCGCCTGCCCTGCCTGACTGACTGTACCTGGCAGCGCAAGCTTGGTTCTGGTGGTCCACCTCCCACTGGCCCCCCGTACCGGCCTCCCGCTCGTTTAGCCTTTGGCCCAACAAGCCGTTTTCAGTTTCCCTGGGCAGTTGCAATTGCTCACCTCGCCTGAGCCTTCCACTATGTAGCAGCATCGTCAATCACCTCAGCAACCTTTCTCTCTACGTTTGTAAAACAGCATTTGCCAAGATCTACCATTGACGCTTGAGAAGTGTTAACAGCCTACCAACCTTGTTTCGCTCTAGCAGCTTGCATGCCTTCCTTCTGTCCATCCACTTCGGGTCTCACTCATTTGTGTCCTCTCTCTTTCCTCTTTCCTGCCGCCGTCCCCGCAATTTCCGTCACTGACCAACATTTTTTCCTCCCCAGACTTTCACCAAACCACCTACCAAAACGCTTCCTTACCCGCCGGCGTGCCCACTTTTCGAAGCACCATCTTCATCCATCCTTTTTCGTCAtattttccttcttcataTTTCTGCCTTCCCTATTTATTGTGTTGCCTGGCGTGACACGTTATTTATTTCAGCGTCGCTCTTCTTCCGGTGAATCCCTGCCACTTGCCGCCAAACTCCCCATAAATCGGCTCTTGCCTTGCCTGCTTTTCCCTACTGTCTAGTGCGCCTCGCTACTCCATCAGCGCCCCCTTGATGATTTCCTCTCAGGCAAATCTACCCAATCACAACTTGTCCCAGATGGATTTCACCTCGTTACCCAAAAATATCGACAAAAATGTCGACGTCGACGTGGACGTGGACGTGGACGTGGACACGTCCCCGGACTCGTCGCTGGAcctgaaaaagaaaatcccGAGAGAACTCACTGCCCACGGCACCACGCCGCTGGGCAAGCCCAGGCTCTTCGTGTGCAACACTTGCACGAGGGCGTTTGCTCGCTTGGAGCACTTGCGCCGCCACGAGCGGTCCCATACGAAGGAGAAGCCCTTCACCTGTGGCGTGTGCCAAAGAAAGTTCTCTAGACGTGACTTGCTCTTGAGACATGCTCAGAAGTTGCACGCTGGGTGTGCCGACGCCATCACTCgcttgagaagaaaactGATCAAGTCCAACTCCATCAGCTCCGCCTCGGGCGAGATGTACGATGAGACCCAAATGTCGTCGCAGTCTCCGTTCCCCAACAACTTCCAGGACGCTACCCCAGGTTCTAATGTGCTTACCGCCGGCAAGCCTGCCAGTGCCAATGCTAATACGGCTTCGATGGCCATCCCTACCCCAAACAACTCCCACAGGGGCTCTTTGGACAGCATCCagttcaacttgaacttaTTCAATCCGGTGCTGGGGCCTCGCAAACCCAAGAAGGACATGAAAACCCCTGCattgtcaagaagctcgtcCATAAAGGACTCCAATTTACAAAGACAGATGTTTGACCGTCGTAAGGCCAACAGAAACAGGGGGGCTTCCTTTTCAGCTCAGTCTGGTGGAAACTATGCAATGGCCATGCCAGAGTTCAACGACTCGTACCCTGGAGCTGATAATGTGGAATtctcaactcctcaatTGCTTCCGTCGTCAGTAGGTGAAGACAACTCGTGGTTTAGCAACTTGTCAACGATACCTAGCatggagaacttcaacaagaatAACTCCCAGAGACTTAATCGCGAAGAGTCCATCACCTCGTTGTCATTGGATACTCACGATTTGCAGAACTCTGCGTTCCAAGGAATGATGCGCTCCGACAGTATAACCTCCGGTGGCTCTTTCCACAACATGGATGCTGGCACTCCAACTCAGCCGCCTTTTCCAGCACACAATGGCAGTTTCAGCAAAGGTTCAAGGACTGAGCATTCTGCGAACAATGGCTTGAGGCAAGGTGAAGGCAGTGACATGGGCTATTCATTTTACGGGATTCCAGAAAATATGGCAGGAAAACCTACTAGTGCTCCCAAAATGAATCAACCGCTCTCTCCGATCAAACAAGAGTTGGATGATGAGCTCATGGACTTGGACAATGGAAACGCTTTTGACAATCAGATGCATAGCATGAGCATTCCCACAGCTATCACCAACGGTGTCAACTTTGACCTtaactttttgaaggacaTTGATGAACTCACGCAAGATTTTGATGTCGGATCGAAGTTCTTACCGAACGGATATTCCTTCTACGGTGATATTCAATCTGTTTCCTCATCTGGTCTCGACCTgactcctcctccaacacTCCT
It encodes the following:
- the GRX3 gene encoding monothiol glutaredoxin, with translation MSLIEIESEDQFTKLTKDDPTKLIALYFHTPWAAPCQTMNSVVKTLAQANPDVRFLSINADDHSDISELFEVSAVPYIILIRNSTILKELSGADPKEFIAALKQFTGDTTPSGDAAAAANSSDSQSTPSAAAKEPSPEELEERLKKLTSAAPVMLFMKGSPSSPQCGFSRQMVAILREHQVRFGFFDILKDDTVRQGLKTFSDWPTFPQLYVNGEFQGGLDIIKESLEDDPDFFQTALST